One Molothrus ater isolate BHLD 08-10-18 breed brown headed cowbird chromosome 4, BPBGC_Mater_1.1, whole genome shotgun sequence genomic window carries:
- the SMIM18 gene encoding small integral membrane protein 18 gives MATLNSTHWNETTTSISQYLGFQVQKIYPFHDNWNTACFVILIIFIFTVVSLVVLAFLYELLDCCCCVKNKTVKDLENEPNPVRAMLNSFRKRDTEVV, from the coding sequence ATGGCAACCCTCAATAGCACCCACTGGAATGAAACTACTACATCCATCTCCCAGTATCTGGGCTTCCAAGTGCAAAAAATTTACCCTTTCCATGACAACTGGAACACTGCCTGCTTTGTCATCCTGATCATATTTATCTTCACTGTAGTTTCTCTGGTGGTGCTGGCTTTCCTGTATGAACTGCtggactgctgctgctgtgtgaaaaacaaaactgtgaaGGACTTGGAGAACGAGCCCAATCCTGTCAGAGCAATGCTGAACAGCTTCAGGAAGCGAGACACAGAGGTGGTGTAG